A window of the Gammaproteobacteria bacterium genome harbors these coding sequences:
- a CDS encoding DMT family transporter, translating to MIQTASARSLLLAVAIMSGGKFLFAIQDAIIKEMSGAYPVHQILTIRGLVAVPLLLVLIHFTHGIGLLRHHHPGLHLARGVLMLAAFMSFYIALAGTSLTVATALFFTAPFFITLLSIPLLGEKVGFRRFVSITIGFVGVLIVLRPDTESFNFFSLLPVVSAFFYACCQLMVRVAKMTDPPAVMSLYASVAFVLLGSFTGLLLSGIEPAQDAGVSAQFLLRAWSMPGSFDLFLLTLTGLTSALGFMCTSSAYQRQPASHIAPFEYIMIVWVTLLSYLIWSDVPDLPGITGIALIIGSGIYVLRREAKVEARPIAYSGLTRR from the coding sequence TTGATCCAGACCGCCTCCGCAAGATCGTTACTGCTGGCGGTCGCAATCATGTCCGGCGGCAAGTTTCTGTTTGCGATCCAGGATGCCATCATCAAGGAAATGAGCGGCGCTTACCCGGTTCATCAAATCCTGACCATCAGGGGCCTCGTCGCTGTCCCTTTGCTGCTGGTACTGATTCATTTCACCCACGGTATCGGCCTCCTGCGGCATCATCATCCCGGCCTCCACCTGGCCCGCGGGGTACTGATGCTGGCAGCGTTTATGAGCTTTTATATCGCTCTCGCCGGTACTTCATTGACGGTTGCGACGGCATTGTTTTTCACCGCGCCGTTTTTTATCACCTTGCTGTCGATTCCCCTGCTGGGTGAAAAGGTTGGCTTTCGTCGATTCGTAAGCATCACGATCGGTTTTGTCGGGGTGCTGATCGTGCTGCGACCCGATACCGAATCCTTTAATTTTTTCAGCCTGTTACCGGTCGTTTCGGCATTTTTTTATGCCTGCTGCCAACTCATGGTACGGGTCGCCAAAATGACCGATCCACCGGCGGTCATGTCACTGTATGCGAGCGTCGCATTTGTATTGCTGGGCAGTTTCACCGGGTTGCTGTTATCGGGCATCGAGCCAGCACAGGATGCTGGCGTCAGTGCGCAGTTTCTGCTGCGCGCCTGGTCGATGCCAGGTAGTTTTGACTTATTTTTGCTGACGCTGACCGGATTGACCAGCGCGCTGGGTTTCATGTGTACGAGTAGTGCCTATCAGCGTCAACCCGCTTCGCATATTGCACCTTTCGAATACATCATGATCGTCTGGGTGACGTTACTGAGTTACCTAATCTGGTCCGACGTCCCGGATTTACCCGGCATTACCGGTATCGCCCTGATCATCGGTTCGGGCATCTATGTGCTCAGACGCGAGGCAAAAGTGGAGGCAAGGCCGATTGCTTATTCGGGTTTAACCCGTCGATAA
- a CDS encoding acetolactate synthase large subunit produces MKASDLFVRCLENEGVEYIFGIPGEENLDVMDSMIGSNIRFITTRHEQGAAFMADVYGRLTGKAGVCLSTLGPGATNLVTGFADANMDRAPIIGIAGQGATTRMHKESHQVLDLVNLFAPISKYSVQIREPEIVAEIVRKAFKAAQAEKPGGSFIDFPENVAEMEVEDKTPLKVQSPKPPVPPADKISQAAQIISHASYPIVMAGNGVVRANANDALVGFAEKLKIPVATTFMAKGSIPFSHELSLGTVGLQAHDYVACGFDRADVVVCVGYDMIEYHPYLWNAEKSARIIHIDMSPAEVDEHYILECGVVGDIGAALTAIANEARSQADSKAQVLRETIVEELNAHNDNDAFPLVPQRIILDLREALNPEDIVVSDVGAHKMWMARMYQAERPNTCIISNGFAAMGIGLPGAIAAKLAFPDRTALTVTGDAGFLMNSQEIETALRIGTAIIILVWNDSKYGLIKWHQDRRFGRDTQIEFNNPDLVQYAESFGATGYRVESADDLLPTLRQAIADDTVVLIDCPVDYSENMKLTEKLGNLVCPI; encoded by the coding sequence ATGAAGGCGAGTGACTTGTTTGTGCGCTGTCTCGAGAACGAGGGCGTCGAGTATATTTTCGGTATTCCGGGAGAAGAGAATCTTGACGTCATGGACTCGATGATCGGCAGTAACATCCGGTTTATCACCACGCGCCACGAGCAGGGTGCAGCGTTCATGGCCGACGTTTACGGACGGCTGACCGGCAAGGCGGGTGTCTGTCTCTCCACCCTCGGCCCGGGTGCCACTAATCTGGTTACCGGTTTTGCCGACGCGAACATGGATCGTGCTCCCATTATCGGCATCGCAGGCCAGGGCGCGACCACGCGTATGCACAAGGAAAGTCACCAGGTGCTCGACCTGGTTAATCTGTTCGCGCCGATTTCCAAGTACAGCGTGCAGATTCGCGAGCCTGAAATCGTCGCCGAAATCGTGCGCAAGGCGTTCAAGGCGGCCCAGGCCGAAAAACCGGGCGGCAGTTTTATCGACTTTCCGGAAAACGTGGCCGAAATGGAGGTTGAAGATAAGACACCGCTCAAGGTTCAAAGCCCCAAACCACCCGTGCCGCCGGCCGATAAGATCAGCCAGGCGGCGCAGATTATTTCGCACGCGAGCTACCCGATCGTAATGGCGGGAAACGGCGTCGTGCGTGCCAATGCGAACGATGCCCTGGTCGGTTTTGCCGAAAAGCTTAAGATTCCCGTGGCAACCACATTCATGGCCAAGGGCAGCATTCCGTTTTCTCATGAACTGTCGCTGGGCACCGTGGGCTTGCAGGCCCACGATTATGTTGCCTGTGGTTTCGACCGTGCCGATGTCGTGGTTTGTGTCGGCTACGACATGATCGAATATCACCCGTACCTTTGGAATGCCGAGAAATCAGCCAGAATTATCCACATCGATATGAGCCCGGCCGAAGTCGATGAACACTATATTCTCGAGTGTGGGGTGGTTGGCGATATCGGCGCAGCGTTAACCGCAATTGCGAACGAAGCCAGATCCCAGGCTGACTCAAAGGCGCAAGTCCTGCGTGAGACGATTGTCGAGGAACTCAATGCGCACAACGATAACGACGCTTTTCCACTGGTGCCGCAGAGAATCATTCTTGATTTGCGCGAGGCCCTGAATCCGGAAGATATCGTGGTTTCCGATGTCGGTGCGCACAAGATGTGGATGGCCCGCATGTACCAGGCTGAGCGCCCCAATACCTGTATTATTTCCAATGGATTTGCGGCAATGGGCATAGGTTTGCCGGGTGCCATCGCTGCCAAGCTCGCCTTTCCTGACCGGACTGCATTAACCGTGACCGGTGATGCCGGTTTCCTGATGAATTCGCAGGAGATCGAAACCGCGTTGCGCATCGGTACCGCGATTATCATCCTGGTCTGGAACGACAGTAAGTACGGCTTGATCAAATGGCACCAGGACCGTCGTTTCGGTCGAGATACCCAGATTGAGTTCAACAATCCGGATCTCGTCCAATATGCCGAGAGTTTTGGCGCCACGGGCTATCGCGTCGAGTCGGCTGATGATTTGTTACCGACGTTGAGACAGGCGATCGCCGACGATACCGTGGTGCTGATCGATTGCCCGGTTGATTACTCGGAAAACATGAAGCTCACCGAAAAACTCGGTAACCTGGTCTGCCCGATCTAG
- a CDS encoding FMN-binding glutamate synthase family protein codes for MELPFVGDTVNNFVSGFLSIVATLFVLAVCIGLITLVVIYIADVTQTKQAIRRNYPVVGHFRYFFEHLGEFFRQYFFSMDREELPFNRAERSWVYRAAKHIDTTVAFGSTRDLKPAGTTIFVNCAFPTLGADAVPPGEVTIGPYAKKPYVTRSLYNISGMSYGALSAPAITALANGAKKTQCWMNTGEGGVSPFHLEPGCDLVVQIGTAKYGVRDLDGNLSDEKLVELARHEQVRMFEIKLSQGAKPGKGGILPGAKVSPQIAEIRGIRVGEDSISPNRHPDINSVDDLLNMINHIRILTGRPVGFKTVIGASGWLDELFDEVKERGIESAPDFITVDGAEGGTGAAPMPLIDEVGLPLREGLPLVVDKLNLHGLRDRVKVIASGKLVHPAKVAWALCMGADFCTSARGFMFALGCIQALQCNKNTCPTGITTHDVKLQRGLDPVNKAQRVASFQDQIEHEVGIIAHSCGVHEPRQLRRFHCRVVQDNGRSVPLDEIYPDQISVESAPA; via the coding sequence ATGGAATTGCCCTTTGTCGGTGACACTGTTAATAACTTTGTGTCCGGTTTTCTGTCCATTGTCGCAACTTTGTTCGTGCTGGCAGTGTGCATCGGATTGATTACACTGGTTGTCATTTATATTGCTGACGTGACCCAGACCAAGCAGGCAATTCGACGCAACTACCCGGTCGTTGGTCACTTTCGCTATTTCTTCGAGCATCTCGGCGAGTTTTTCCGACAGTATTTTTTTTCGATGGATCGGGAAGAGCTGCCGTTTAACCGGGCTGAGCGCTCCTGGGTTTACCGTGCGGCCAAGCACATCGACACCACGGTCGCGTTTGGTTCGACCCGGGATTTGAAACCCGCCGGGACGACAATTTTTGTTAACTGTGCGTTCCCGACGCTCGGTGCCGATGCAGTACCGCCGGGCGAAGTTACGATCGGCCCTTATGCCAAAAAGCCTTATGTGACGCGTTCTCTTTACAATATTTCAGGGATGAGTTACGGCGCCTTGTCGGCACCTGCGATTACCGCACTCGCCAATGGCGCCAAGAAAACCCAGTGCTGGATGAATACCGGTGAGGGCGGCGTATCGCCCTTTCACCTGGAACCCGGTTGCGACCTGGTGGTACAGATCGGCACCGCCAAGTACGGGGTGCGTGATCTCGACGGCAACCTCAGCGATGAAAAGCTGGTCGAACTGGCCAGGCACGAGCAAGTCCGTATGTTCGAAATAAAGCTGAGCCAGGGCGCCAAGCCGGGGAAGGGTGGCATCCTGCCCGGTGCGAAGGTCAGCCCGCAGATCGCCGAGATTCGAGGTATTCGAGTTGGCGAAGATTCGATCAGCCCGAATCGACACCCCGACATAAACTCGGTCGATGACCTGCTTAATATGATAAATCACATCAGGATTCTCACCGGCCGACCGGTTGGATTCAAAACTGTGATCGGTGCCAGTGGCTGGTTGGATGAATTGTTTGATGAAGTTAAAGAGCGCGGTATCGAAAGCGCACCGGATTTCATCACCGTTGACGGTGCCGAGGGAGGCACCGGTGCCGCGCCGATGCCACTGATTGACGAAGTAGGCCTGCCCCTGCGCGAGGGTTTACCGCTGGTGGTTGACAAGCTGAACCTGCATGGATTGCGAGACCGGGTCAAGGTGATTGCTTCCGGCAAGCTGGTGCACCCGGCAAAAGTTGCCTGGGCGCTCTGTATGGGTGCTGATTTCTGTACCTCGGCGCGCGGCTTCATGTTTGCGCTGGGCTGTATCCAGGCGCTGCAGTGCAATAAGAACACCTGCCCAACCGGAATCACCACGCACGATGTCAAGTTACAGCGCGGGTTGGATCCGGTAAACAAGGCGCAGCGCGTTGCCAGCTTTCAGGATCAAATCGAACACGAGGTTGGTATCATTGCACATTCCTGCGGGGTGCACGAACCGCGTCAATTACGCCGTTTCCATTGTCGTGTGGTACAGGATAACGGGCGATCGGTACCGCTCGACGAAATTTATCCCGATCAAATTTCGGTAGAATCGGCACCAGCTTAA
- a CDS encoding mechanosensitive ion channel: protein MENITTWISENAFDWGIKIGIAIAIFIVGKIVARILSNLVKKAMSRAGTDAILVGFIGNITYAILLIAVVLAAIDSLGVNVTSLMAIVAAAGLAVGLALKDSLGNFAAGVMIIIFRPFKIGDFITAGGAAGVVDEIGLFATMMHTGDNQRLIVPNSSIIGGNIVNTSALPTRRIDLVFGIGYDDNIGQARDIIMAVMEADERILKDPAPAVAVGELADSSVNLNVRPWVESGDYWPVRADLLEGIKVKFDEAGISIPYPQQDVYMHEVNAAS from the coding sequence ATGGAAAATATAACAACCTGGATATCCGAAAACGCCTTCGACTGGGGCATCAAGATCGGAATTGCGATTGCGATCTTTATCGTCGGTAAGATCGTTGCACGAATATTGAGTAACCTGGTTAAAAAGGCAATGAGTCGAGCCGGTACCGATGCCATACTGGTTGGCTTTATCGGCAATATCACCTACGCCATATTGCTCATCGCAGTAGTGCTCGCGGCCATCGACTCGCTCGGTGTCAATGTGACCTCGCTGATGGCGATTGTTGCCGCTGCGGGACTCGCCGTCGGCCTCGCACTCAAGGATTCGCTGGGTAACTTTGCTGCCGGGGTCATGATCATCATCTTTCGGCCCTTCAAGATCGGTGATTTTATTACCGCGGGTGGTGCGGCAGGCGTCGTCGATGAAATCGGCCTGTTTGCAACGATGATGCACACGGGCGATAACCAGCGTCTCATCGTTCCCAACTCATCGATCATCGGTGGCAACATCGTCAACACCAGCGCGCTACCGACGCGCCGAATCGATCTCGTATTCGGTATCGGTTACGACGATAACATCGGCCAGGCACGCGACATCATCATGGCGGTGATGGAAGCCGATGAACGCATACTGAAAGATCCCGCTCCCGCGGTTGCGGTCGGGGAACTGGCTGATTCCAGTGTCAACCTGAATGTGCGCCCGTGGGTTGAATCAGGCGATTACTGGCCGGTTCGAGCCGATCTGCTGGAGGGCATCAAGGTGAAGTTTGACGAGGCGGGAATCAGTATTCCGTATCCGCAGCAGGATGTTTACATGCACGAAGTTAATGCAGCGAGTTAA